Proteins encoded together in one Cyprinus carpio isolate SPL01 chromosome B14, ASM1834038v1, whole genome shotgun sequence window:
- the LOC109047858 gene encoding protocadherin-1-like isoform X4: protein MPSLGGIPFSSVARSQNRNSNRLMMCQSANAMWSRWCAMVVWIFLLLCCSANVVSTIIYQVTEEQPPNTLIGSLASDQGLPDTGHLYKLEVGAPYLRVDGKTGDIYTTEIPIDRETLKDCRNLFEGDPCFLEFEVSITDLMKGTGPRLIEGRIEILDENDNTPQFSSPVLTLSIPENTHVGALFAIPLATDKDSGSNGIADYALTTGPEAANLFSLQVAQDSDEKLPQLIVLGNLDREQRDSYDLNIKVVDGGSPPRQSSALLRITITDANDNVPKFERSHYEGELPENSPPGHSVLQVKANDSDMGPNGEVTYSLHQASPIVQRLLSIDRNTGTIFVKGSVDREDISMLKFYVQAKDNGPQSKSSKALVTITVKDQNDNAPLIRIRGIGLVTHEDGVANISEDMPVGTAVALVEVSDRDEGENAVVTCVVAGDVPFQLRSASETGNDRKRKYFLQTTMLLDYERIKDYRIEIVAVDSGNPALSSTNSLKVQVTDMNDNSPIFSPSLYEVEFAEENQPGDKVLDVVATDADSGTNAELTYSITGGSVPEGLFEVNPNTGEVRVMSQLDREQLDHYQFLVAAADKGVPSLRGTATVVVKVLDRNDNDPKFMLNGYSFSVQENMPPLSPVGMVTVNDRDEGDNAHVELSVEPDNGKFMIQNGTYTILSTISFDRERESTYSFRLKAVDGGDPPRSSYVGITINVLDENDNAPYVTKPSNSSYKFLDPRTSPETHVELVEAEDMDIGLNSELEFSIVGGNPHGLFRISSEGEVTLAKEFTSKHIGLHRLVVKVKDKGAPPRHTTALVHIYVNETIGNVSHVEGLVGHSLYTPLEMDIAGDPDYSRDQQSNIIFAVLGGFCVVVLIIAVAMIIRHVMLKENKSGYQAGKKETKDLYAPKPGPKSNKNKKAKKSKAPKPANPSEEDEGGSLQKGLKFNLMNDSVNDSPRIHLPLNYPPGSPDLGRHYRSNSPLPSIQLQPQSPSASKKHQAVQDLPATNTFVGTGDNNSTGSDQYSDYSYKANSSKYSTKQLPHRRVTFSTANQAQDLQDPSQHSYYDSGLEESETPSSKSSSGPRIGPLALPEDHYERTTPDGSIGEMEHPENGAVTGVDQEKGAGQKRLP from the exons CAACAGACTGATGATGTGCCAGAGTGCCAATGCGATGTGGTCACGGTGGTGTGCCATGGTAGTGTGGATTTTCCTTCTCCTCTGTTGCTCTGCAAATGTCGTCAGCACCATCATCTACCAGGTGACAGAGGAGCAGCCACCTAACACACTAATTGGCAGCTTGGCATCTGACCAGGGCCTGCCAGACACTGGTCACCTTTACAAGCTTGAGGTGGGTGCTCCTTACCTCCGTGTGGATGGCAAAACAGGGGATATCTACACCACAGAGATCCCGATCGATCGTGAGACTCTCAAGGACTGTCGCAACCTTTTCGAAGGCGATCCTTGTTTCCTAGAATTTGAGGTATCGATTACAGACCTGATGAAAGGCACAGGACCTCGGCTCATTGAAGGCCGCATTGAGATCTTGGATGAGAACGACAACACTCCACAGTTCTCTTCACCTGTCTTGACACTGTCGATCCCGGAGAACACACACGTCGGTGCACTTTTCGCCATACCTCTGGCCACCGACAAGGATTCTGGAAGCAATGGCATCGCCGATTATGCGCTAACGACTGGCCCTGAAGCTGCCAACCTTTTCAGCCTGCAGGTGGCGCAAGACTCAGATGAGAAATTGCCACAACTCATTGTATTGGGAAACCTGGACAGGGAGCAGCGAGATTCATATGACCTCAACATAAAAGTGGTCGATGGTGGCTCTCCACCCCGCCAGAGTAGCGCCCTGCTCAGGATCACCATTACAGATGCCAATGACAACGTGCCCAAATTTGAGAGGTCGCATTATGAGGGTGAGCTCCCAGAAAACAGCCCACCAGGTCATTCTGTTCTACAA GTGAAGGCCAATGACTCTGACATGGGACCCAATGGAGAGGTGACCTACAGCCTCCACCAGGCATCACCAATTGTCCAGAGGCTCCTCAGCATTGACCGCAACACAGGCACCATTTTCGTCAAAGGCTCGGTGGATCGTGAAGATATCAGCATGCTCAAGTTCTACGTCCAAGCTAAAGACAATGGTCCACAATCAAAGAGCTCCAAAGCCCTTGTGACTATTACAGTGAAGGACCAGAATGACAATGCACCCTTAATCAGAATCCGGGGAATTGGCCTTGTGACGCATGAAGATGGTGTTGCTAACATATCGGAGGACATGCCTGTAGGCACAGCTGTGGCTCTGGTGGAGGTATCAGATCGTGATGAAGGTGAAAATGCAGTTGTAACCTGTGTGGTAGCAGGGGATGTCCCATTCCAGCTGCGTTCAGCTAGTGAAACAGGCAACGACCGCAAGAGGAAATACTTCCTTCAGACAACCATGCTGCTGGACTACGAGCGGATCAAAGACTACAGGATTGAAATTGTGGCAGTAGACTCTGGCAACCCTGCACTATCCAGCACAAATTCCCTGAAGGTGCAAGTGACAGACATGAATGACAACTCCCCGATCTTTTCACCCTCTTTATACGAGGTAGAATTTGCTGAGGAGAACCAGCCAGGTGACAAGGTTCTAGATGTGGTAGCCACCGATGCCGACAGTGGGACTAATGCGGAGCTGACATACAGTATCACTGGTGGATCAGTCCCCGAGGGGCTATTTGAAGTTAACCCTAACACAGGAGAAGTGCGTGTCATGAGCCAGTTGGACCGTGAACAATTAGATCACTATCAATTTCTAGTCGCAGCAGCTGATAAAGGTGTACCAAGCTTGAGAGGAACTGCCACTGTTGTTGTCAAGGTGCTTGACAGGAACGACAATGACCCTAAATTTATGCTTAATGGTTATAGCTTTTCAGTCCAAGAAAACATGCCACCCCTTAGTCCCGTTGGAATGGTGACAGTCAACGATCGCGATGAGGGTGACAATGCTCATGTTGAACTCTCTGTAGAACCAGACAATGGCAAGTTTATGATTCAAAATGGAACGTACACCATACTTTCGACTATCTCCTTCGACAGAGAAAGGGAGAGCACCTACAGTTTCCGACTTAAAGCTGTTGATGGAGGTGATCCACCACGTTCCTCCTATGTTGGCATTACCATTAATGTTCTTGATGAGAATGACAATGCTCCATATGTCACCAAGCCCTCAAACTCTTCATACAAGTTCTTGGATCCCCGCACCAGCCCAGAAACCCACGTAGAACTTGTAGAGGCAGAGGACATGGACATCGGTTTAAATTCAGAGCTGGAGTTCAGTATTGTAGGAGGCAACCCGCATGGTTTGTTCCGCATTTCTTCGGAAGGTGAGGTTACTTTGGCTAAAGAGTTCACATCCAAACACATTGGTCTCCACCGTCTGGTAGTAAAAGTTAAAGACAAAGGTGCGCCACCACGCCATACGACTGCACTGGTTCACATTTATGTCAATGAGACCATCGGCAATGTCTCCCACGTCGAAGGACTTGTTGGACACAGTCTTTATACGCCACTTGAAATGGATATTGCGGGAGATCCAGATTATTCTCGAGACCAGCAAAgtaacattatttttgcagtctTGGGTGGCTTTTGTGTGGTCGTTCTAATCATTGCAGTGGCTATGATCATCAGGCATGTCATGCTGAAGGAGAATAAAAGTGGCTACCAGGCAGGCAAGAAGGAGACCAAAGACCTCTACGCCCCCAAACCAGGACCTAAGAGCAACAAGAACAAGAAGGCAAAGAAAAGCAAAGCTCCAAAGCCTGCCAACCCATCTGAGGAGGATGAGGGGGGGAGTCTACAGAAAGGCCTAAAGTTCAACCTCATGAATGATAGCGTCAATGATAGCCCTAGGATTCACCTGCCGCTCAACTACCCCCCTGGGAGCCCAGACCTGGGGCGACACTATCGGTCTAATTCTCCTCTGCCATCCATTCAGCTCCAACCTCAGTCACCTTCTGCCTCAAAGAAACACCAGGCAGTGCAGGACCTGCCTGCCACCAACACCTTTGTAGGAACCGGGGACAACAACTCAACAGGCTCAGACCAGTATTCGGATTACAGCTACAAGGCCAACTCTTCAAAATATAGCACCAAACAG